In the genome of Pseudarthrobacter sp. IC2-21, one region contains:
- a CDS encoding SSI family serine proteinase inhibitor — MSLRTVRPFLAILAVAGLAACTATPGPAPSSGGPTASSSATESASATPAPDTETTVPAPSPSAPPGPTAGPGAGNAELAIMVKPSPTEPALNYTLVCRDGVPAPESNHPKADAACAALKSNAALLSPAPKNTNRVCTEQYGGPETATVTGIVDDTPVDTSFARTNGCEIGAWTAAEDVLGATGGAS; from the coding sequence ATGTCTTTGCGAACCGTACGGCCGTTCCTGGCAATTCTTGCCGTGGCCGGGCTCGCTGCGTGCACGGCCACGCCCGGTCCGGCCCCGTCATCGGGCGGCCCGACGGCCAGTTCCTCCGCCACGGAAAGCGCCTCGGCCACCCCGGCTCCGGACACCGAGACCACCGTTCCCGCGCCGTCGCCGTCCGCACCGCCGGGCCCTACAGCGGGCCCGGGCGCCGGCAACGCCGAGCTTGCCATCATGGTCAAACCGTCCCCTACCGAACCGGCCCTGAATTACACCCTCGTCTGCCGGGACGGAGTCCCCGCTCCCGAAAGCAACCACCCTAAGGCTGACGCCGCCTGCGCCGCCCTCAAGAGCAATGCAGCCCTCCTTAGCCCTGCTCCAAAGAACACCAACCGGGTCTGCACCGAGCAGTACGGCGGCCCGGAGACCGCCACGGTGACCGGCATCGTGGACGACACCCCCGTGGACACCTCCTTCGCCCGGACCAACGGCTGCGAAATTGGGGCTTGGACAGCAGCCGAAGACGTTCTGGGTGCCACCGGTGGAGCCTCTTAG
- a CDS encoding MarR family transcriptional regulator, with amino-acid sequence MTALSNAAELQDNDLLLEQQLCFALTVASRSVVGAYKPVLDTLGLTHPQYLVMLCLWESAPRTLRNISEALAQAPATISPLLRRLEEAGFVTRQRVDGNERTLAVGLTPAGAALRQQALAVPGIMMDRLGLTREQVSELHSSMMALIAATTAEQAAADHADAGSA; translated from the coding sequence ATGACGGCCCTATCCAACGCCGCCGAGCTTCAGGACAACGATCTCCTGCTGGAACAGCAGCTCTGCTTTGCTCTCACTGTGGCATCCCGAAGCGTAGTGGGCGCCTACAAACCGGTCCTGGACACTTTGGGGCTGACCCATCCGCAGTATCTGGTGATGCTCTGCCTGTGGGAGTCGGCTCCCCGGACGCTGCGGAACATCAGCGAAGCCCTCGCCCAGGCGCCGGCCACCATCTCACCGCTTCTTCGGCGGCTCGAGGAAGCTGGGTTCGTCACGCGCCAGCGGGTGGACGGGAATGAACGCACCCTGGCAGTGGGCCTGACTCCCGCCGGCGCCGCGCTTCGTCAGCAGGCCTTGGCAGTTCCGGGCATCATGATGGACCGGCTGGGCCTGACCCGCGAACAGGTCAGCGAACTGCACAGTTCAATGATGGCGCTCATTGCCGCGACGACGGCCGAACAAGCGGCGGCAGACCACGCGGACGCAGGCAGCGCGTAA
- a CDS encoding aspartate kinase — MSTPTSEVNAASQQQMLPESAAVTKQLIVQKFGGSSVSDADGVKRVAKRVVDAQRAGNEVVVVVSAMGDTTDELLDLASQVTDSAPAREMDMLLSAGERISMALLAMAINKLGASAQSFTGSQAGMITDGIHGKARIIDVDPHRIRTSLDKGHIAIVAGFQGMSRTTHEITTLGRGGSDTTAVALAAALEADVCEIYTDVDGIYTADPRVVHSARKIDTISSEEMLELAASGAKILHLRCVEYARRFGVPLHVRSSFSQNEGTWVIPSAEDKITTQEGVALEQPIISGVAHDRSEAKVTVVGVPDIPGKAAAIFQVIADAHSNIDMIVQNVSTHGTGKTDISFTLPIVEGAEALAALRAAQPDIGFENIEYNEKIGKLSLIGAGMRSHPGVSATFFKALSDAGININMISTSEIRISVVTHADLLDDAVRAIHKAFDLDSEVEATVYGGTGR, encoded by the coding sequence ATGAGTACGCCCACTTCCGAAGTGAACGCAGCCAGCCAGCAGCAGATGCTGCCCGAAAGTGCTGCCGTCACCAAACAGCTGATCGTGCAGAAGTTCGGCGGTTCGTCCGTTTCGGATGCCGACGGCGTCAAGCGCGTCGCCAAGCGCGTGGTGGACGCCCAGCGCGCCGGCAACGAAGTGGTGGTAGTGGTCTCAGCGATGGGTGACACCACCGACGAACTGCTGGACCTCGCCAGCCAGGTCACCGATTCCGCCCCCGCCCGTGAGATGGACATGCTGCTCTCCGCGGGCGAGCGCATCTCCATGGCGCTGCTTGCCATGGCCATCAACAAACTTGGCGCCTCCGCCCAGTCCTTCACCGGCTCCCAGGCCGGCATGATCACGGACGGCATCCACGGCAAGGCGCGCATCATCGACGTCGATCCGCACCGGATCCGCACGTCCCTGGACAAGGGGCACATCGCCATCGTGGCCGGGTTCCAGGGCATGAGCCGCACCACCCATGAGATCACCACGCTGGGCCGCGGCGGCTCAGACACCACCGCCGTCGCGTTGGCTGCGGCACTTGAGGCAGACGTCTGCGAAATCTACACCGACGTGGACGGCATCTACACCGCCGACCCCCGGGTGGTTCATTCCGCCCGGAAGATCGATACGATCTCCAGCGAGGAAATGTTGGAGCTTGCCGCGTCCGGCGCGAAGATCCTGCACCTGCGCTGCGTCGAATATGCCCGCCGTTTCGGCGTGCCTCTGCATGTCAGGTCCTCATTCAGCCAGAACGAAGGCACCTGGGTCATTCCCAGCGCCGAAGACAAGATCACCACTCAAGAGGGAGTTGCCTTGGAGCAGCCAATCATCTCCGGCGTCGCACACGACCGTTCCGAAGCGAAGGTCACCGTTGTGGGGGTGCCGGACATCCCGGGCAAGGCCGCCGCGATCTTCCAGGTCATTGCCGACGCCCACTCGAACATTGACATGATCGTGCAGAACGTTTCCACGCACGGTACGGGCAAGACGGATATTTCCTTCACCCTTCCCATCGTGGAAGGCGCCGAAGCTTTGGCCGCACTCAGGGCTGCCCAGCCGGACATCGGCTTCGAAAACATCGAGTACAACGAGAAGATCGGCAAACTGTCGCTTATCGGTGCGGGCATGCGCTCCCACCCCGGCGTCTCCGCGACGTTCTTCAAGGCCCTGTCCGATGCAGGGATCAACATCAACATGATTTCCACGTCAGAGATCCGGATTTCCGTGGTCACCCACGCGGACCTTCTTGATGACGCAGTCCGGGCCATCCACAAGGCCTTCGACCTGGACAGCGAAGTCGAAGCCACGGTCTACGGCGGCACCGGCCGCTAG
- a CDS encoding ABC transporter ATP-binding protein yields MTANRDEPDGSRQPAGVGTGGITATAVSRSFGQVHAVEHMDFHAPAGKVTALIGPNGAGKTTLLLMLASLLAPDSGTVTVEGLDPQHHRAEVRRRIGWMPDTLGVWESLTAREILTQMARFYRLPKAGIPTRVTDMLDRVRLGDLADQPARVLSRGQQQRLSLARALIHDPSVLLLDEPASGLDPGSRVELRVMLRQLAAEGKAVVVSSHVLSELDEIADAAVFVDRGRSIRHQTTDEAAAAGRRYAISATDGAALAAKLNELGLTFRVEDGRRPAVSLLLMNDDDAARLLRDLVLAGVPVSSFAPASGALEETYMNLEGERR; encoded by the coding sequence ATGACAGCAAATCGGGACGAACCGGATGGATCGCGGCAGCCCGCGGGCGTTGGGACGGGCGGCATTACTGCGACAGCGGTGAGCCGCAGCTTCGGGCAGGTGCACGCCGTCGAGCATATGGACTTCCATGCTCCGGCCGGCAAAGTCACCGCCCTGATCGGGCCTAACGGGGCCGGAAAAACCACCCTCTTGCTGATGCTCGCCTCACTGCTGGCGCCGGATTCCGGTACCGTCACCGTGGAGGGGCTTGACCCGCAGCACCACCGGGCCGAGGTGCGCCGGCGGATCGGCTGGATGCCGGACACCCTGGGCGTATGGGAGTCGCTGACCGCCCGCGAGATCCTCACACAAATGGCCCGCTTTTACCGGCTGCCCAAAGCCGGCATTCCGACGAGGGTCACGGACATGCTGGACCGGGTCCGCCTGGGCGATCTCGCCGACCAGCCGGCCCGGGTCCTCTCCCGCGGGCAGCAGCAGCGGCTCAGCCTCGCCCGTGCCCTGATCCACGATCCCTCCGTCCTGCTCCTTGACGAGCCGGCGTCCGGACTGGACCCGGGATCACGGGTGGAACTGCGCGTGATGCTGCGGCAGCTGGCGGCGGAGGGAAAGGCCGTTGTGGTCTCCTCGCACGTGCTCAGCGAGCTTGACGAAATTGCCGACGCCGCCGTGTTCGTTGACCGCGGACGGTCCATTCGGCACCAGACCACCGACGAGGCGGCCGCAGCAGGCCGGCGCTACGCCATCTCGGCAACGGACGGCGCCGCACTCGCCGCGAAACTCAACGAACTGGGATTGACGTTCCGGGTGGAGGACGGCCGCCGGCCGGCCGTCAGCCTGCTGCTGATGAACGACGACGACGCCGCGCGCCTTCTGCGCGACCTGGTGCTGGCGGGCGTCCCCGTCAGCTCGTTCGCGCCCGCCTCGGGTGCCCTGGAAGAGACATACATGAATCTGGAGGGGGAGCGGCGATGA
- a CDS encoding ABC transporter permease — protein MSQRTETTQPPPVQGRGGGYFGGIWDVVVLELKQRLRSRGWYIMLGIWFLLTGLVTWLTWAAWNAQQEAQRSYPGGAAAATGPGSMIFEVVLAFVLLFALLVAPALSANAVNGDRAGGTLAILQVTLLRPGQILWGKFFAAWAAALAFLVASAPFLITGVALGGMTPGHVLVALLMLAVEVGVVCAVGVGISALAGRPLFSIVVTYLAVAGLVFGSLIAFGLGTGLSQGTIMANQAQYRSYSPYVPMEEQPAPADPEYTCSGPLREQPAVHTERVAWMLAMNPYVVVADAIPYPVRTSNAYGMSSPVGAIETISQGARYAMAGPDGTYPCANGEAKPRYLAQSSPLWPLGLGLQCVFAGLLLWLGWRELRTPAHRLARGTRIA, from the coding sequence ATGAGCCAGCGGACGGAAACAACGCAGCCGCCGCCCGTGCAGGGACGTGGGGGCGGCTACTTTGGCGGTATTTGGGATGTGGTGGTCCTTGAACTCAAGCAGCGGCTCCGGTCTCGCGGCTGGTACATCATGTTGGGAATCTGGTTCCTCCTGACCGGGCTCGTGACCTGGCTGACGTGGGCCGCCTGGAACGCCCAGCAGGAAGCGCAGCGGTCCTATCCGGGCGGTGCGGCGGCGGCGACGGGGCCCGGGTCCATGATCTTCGAAGTGGTGCTCGCGTTTGTCCTCCTCTTCGCGCTGCTGGTGGCCCCTGCGCTGTCTGCGAATGCCGTCAACGGCGACCGGGCGGGCGGCACCCTTGCCATCCTGCAGGTGACACTGCTCCGGCCCGGGCAGATCCTGTGGGGCAAATTCTTCGCCGCCTGGGCGGCCGCCCTCGCGTTCCTGGTAGCCAGTGCGCCGTTCCTAATTACGGGCGTCGCCCTTGGCGGCATGACGCCGGGGCACGTGTTGGTGGCACTGCTGATGCTCGCCGTGGAAGTGGGCGTGGTGTGTGCCGTCGGCGTCGGAATCTCCGCGCTCGCAGGACGCCCGCTGTTCTCCATTGTGGTCACCTACCTTGCCGTGGCCGGGCTGGTTTTCGGCTCCCTGATCGCCTTCGGGCTGGGAACGGGGCTCTCGCAGGGCACCATCATGGCCAACCAGGCGCAGTACCGCAGCTACTCTCCATATGTGCCGATGGAGGAGCAACCCGCCCCGGCGGACCCCGAATACACGTGCTCCGGTCCACTGCGCGAACAGCCGGCAGTGCACACTGAGCGGGTGGCATGGATGCTTGCCATGAACCCCTACGTGGTGGTGGCCGACGCCATTCCCTACCCGGTACGGACCTCCAATGCCTACGGCATGTCATCACCGGTGGGCGCCATTGAGACCATCAGCCAGGGTGCCCGCTACGCCATGGCAGGGCCGGACGGCACCTACCCGTGCGCCAACGGGGAAGCCAAGCCAAGGTACCTGGCGCAGTCCTCGCCTCTGTGGCCGCTCGGGCTGGGCCTGCAGTGTGTGTTTGCCGGGCTGCTGCTGTGGTTGGGATGGCGTGAACTGCGCACCCCCGCCCACCGGCTTGCGCGGGGAACGCGCATCGCCTGA
- the recR gene encoding recombination mediator RecR: MYEGAVQELIDELGRLPGVGPKSAQRLAFHILEADPQDMKRLVEAITTVKERVKFCTVCGNVTEQELCNICRDPRRDPSVICVVEESKDVLAVERTRSFRGRYHVLGGAINPIAGVGPEQLRIRELLTRLNDGAIQEVIIATDPNLEGEATATYLARMLKTIGIAVTRLASGLPVGGDLEYADEVTLGRAFEGRRNALT, encoded by the coding sequence GTGTACGAAGGCGCAGTCCAAGAGCTGATCGACGAGCTCGGACGCCTTCCCGGCGTAGGTCCAAAGTCGGCCCAGCGGCTGGCGTTCCACATTCTCGAAGCCGACCCGCAGGATATGAAACGCCTCGTGGAGGCGATCACCACGGTCAAGGAACGGGTGAAGTTCTGCACGGTCTGCGGGAACGTCACCGAGCAGGAACTGTGCAACATCTGCCGGGACCCCCGGCGTGACCCCTCCGTCATCTGCGTGGTGGAGGAATCCAAGGACGTCCTGGCGGTGGAGCGCACCCGGTCCTTCCGGGGCCGGTATCACGTGCTGGGCGGGGCCATCAATCCGATCGCCGGTGTGGGACCGGAACAGTTGCGGATCCGTGAACTCCTGACACGGCTGAACGATGGCGCCATCCAGGAAGTCATCATTGCCACCGACCCCAACCTCGAGGGTGAAGCGACGGCGACTTACCTCGCCCGGATGCTGAAGACCATCGGCATCGCCGTCACCCGCCTTGCCTCCGGGCTGCCCGTCGGCGGCGACCTTGAGTACGCGGACGAAGTCACCCTTGGCCGGGCCTTCGAGGGCCGCCGCAACGCCCTGACCTAG